The window gtgaaatattttgtatgatgcTGGCGAATTTGgaattttaaatagattatgtattaaaaagatAAGGACATTTATTAAACGgtattaagtatgtatatcaAAACAGTTGAACTTTGAATAGATGTTGTCGAATTGTAATTAGTAGGTATATCCTGTAATATGCAGTAGAAACCTTCTGCGTATGTAGGTATTACAATAAAGATGCATGTTATTTGTGAACGaagttttattagaattttaccttaattgtaaaaaaaaaacaactcacGCCAATGATTCCcagaaatacaattaaaaaaaaatcaaacttgGCTCAAGCACTGCGTGCGTCGAAAGTGCCAATTCCAACCAGTGcattgattttgtaataataagcACGTTACGTGATCTGGATTTAGGTTTAATCACACAAATGGATGTCCCCAAGCGTGTTTTAGTCATTCCACAGTAGACGTTACGATGAAAGAGTTCGCCCTTaacatattttcaaacattGACGTCGATTGTGCCGTGTCGGGAAAAATGGCTGCAAATATAGctttacaaaattttgattttcGTTACGCTACATTAGTGCTATTTAATTCAACTTTGTATTGTggtgtagaaatatttttaagtactttcaacaataactttgttgtGAACAGAGGTTCGCCTAACCCCAATCTCGTAAGAGTAACACGACAGTATGTATTGTTTGCTAGTGATATAAGTGATTTGGAATCGTTGCTTTTCTCATTGAAAGAACTAGATATGGTAAACACTGGCAACTTTATCATTGTTTGCACTTCACAGGTAGACTCAGATTGTGATGAAAGAATTTTCACTGAAATATCTTGGACTTACAGAATCGTCAATGTTGTGTTCATAAAATCCGAAAGGATGGGAACTCACGCTTTTACATATTTTCCGATTTCAGAAGGTCTCTGCAATAACATTAAACCAATAAAACTAAACCCTccaaattttatacaaacaagcCTCGGAAGAATATTCGGAAACAAGTTTGAAAAACTTAATTCTTGTCCGTTATTTGTTTCCACTTTCATACGACCTCCGTTTATGATTATCGACGACGGTGTTCCTATCGGTGCTGATGGTGACCTGTTGCGAATTATAGCCTATGGCTTAAATACAAGTCTTGTGATGATGACGCCACACCGTGGTACTGGATGGGGGTTTCTAACCAAAAACGGAACCTGGACAGGATCACTTGCAGACATTATCGAAGATCTTGCAAATGTTTCAATGACTTCGGCTGCCCTAACTCTGTCAAGGTTCTCGAACTTTCAAATATCTTTCAGTTACAATGCTGTGCATATTATATGGATCACTCATCCAGCATCCTTACAGAGCGAAGCGTCCAAGCTGTTACGCCCATTTGGACCATCGACACTAGTGGCTTTGACAGTCAGCTACGCGCTTGTGATATTAAGTGCATTTGTTATCAAAACTGATAAATGGTCATCGATATTTCATGAGAATCAATATGACCAGTCTCGCAAAAGCGTGGTTTTCTATTCGTGGATGATGTGTATGGGGCAAGCAGTGATTAAGTTGCCGAAAAAATCAGTCTTTTTGTATGTTATAGTACTCTGGGTCTTTTACTGCTTTCTTATGAGAACTGTATATCAAGTATACCTTATAGACTCCCTAACCGGAAAATTTTATGAACATCAGTTGGAAACAATAGAAGAAGCAATTAGAGGGAAGTATTCATTTGGCGGTGGACCTGCACTTCGGGACTACTATATTGACTACCCAAAAGTTTTCGATAGCTGGAAAGATGTTGATTCCCCTGAAATGGTACAGACAATTCTGGACATTTCGAAAGGAAAGAAATTTGTTTTTGCCGTAAACACAGATACAACAagatcaataataaaaaaatataaagtgaaGTTACATCGGTTGCCTCAAAGAATTGTTCTTAGTCCCacggtaatattttttaagaaatattctccACTAACGGAC of the Anticarsia gemmatalis isolate Benzon Research Colony breed Stoneville strain chromosome 6, ilAntGemm2 primary, whole genome shotgun sequence genome contains:
- the LOC142973823 gene encoding glutamate receptor ionotropic, NMDA 3A-like produces the protein MAANIALQNFDFRYATLVLFNSTLYCGVEIFLSTFNNNFVVNRGSPNPNLVRVTRQYVLFASDISDLESLLFSLKELDMVNTGNFIIVCTSQVDSDCDERIFTEISWTYRIVNVVFIKSERMGTHAFTYFPISEGLCNNIKPIKLNPPNFIQTSLGRIFGNKFEKLNSCPLFVSTFIRPPFMIIDDGVPIGADGDLLRIIAYGLNTSLVMMTPHRGTGWGFLTKNGTWTGSLADIIEDLANVSMTSAALTLSRFSNFQISFSYNAVHIIWITHPASLQSEASKLLRPFGPSTLVALTVSYALVILSAFVIKTDKWSSIFHENQYDQSRKSVVFYSWMMCMGQAVIKLPKKSVFLYVIVLWVFYCFLMRTVYQVYLIDSLTGKFYEHQLETIEEAIRGKYSFGGGPALRDYYIDYPKVFDSWKDVDSPEMVQTILDISKGKKFVFAVNTDTTRSIIKKYKVKLHRLPQRIVLSPTVIFFKKYSPLTDPINRILSRLCSAGFPEKLYKDYSAYETNHKSNEEETLKVIHFTACYVILVGGFSLSAIFFLLEVYFGKIYKHPTL